One window of the Triticum dicoccoides isolate Atlit2015 ecotype Zavitan chromosome 3B, WEW_v2.0, whole genome shotgun sequence genome contains the following:
- the LOC119281228 gene encoding protein NRT1/ PTR FAMILY 5.2-like has translation MAGTPQLETGGGEYTQDGTTDLCGNPVIRSNRGGWKACSFVLVYEVFERMAHYGIASNLVLYLTRELHQGTVRSANNVTNWAGTSLITPVLGAYIADAHLGRYRTFMAASVIYLLGMCLLTMAVSLPSLKPPACGTGTADPSCERKASSLQLGVFFLALYTLAVGTGGTKPNISTIGADQFDKHEPRERRQKLSFFNWWMFSIFLGTLFANTVLVYIQDKIGWTVGYALPTIGLAVSIAVFTAGTPLYRHKPTSPESSLTKMAGVIVNAVRKCRVTAPADPRDLHELDPDQYDRKKSSPLPHTPNFSVLSKAAVRTGAGSTSRWSLSTVTQVEETKQMLKMLPVLFITFVPSAMLAQINTLFVKQGTTLERRVGDFDIPPASLQGFVTVSMLVSVVLYDRLFVPCMRRLTKNPRGISLLQRMGAGLVLHIAIMVIASATERRRLAVARENGVLDSRGTMVPLSIFVLLPQFVLMGVADAFLEVAKIEFFYDQAPEGMKSLGTSYAMTSLGVGNFLSSFLLSTVSRVTRRRGGGHGGWIQNNLNASRLDLYYAFFAVLNCANLLVFFAVCRMYVYNADIADGSKEKQGRPGMVKEPIV, from the exons ATGGCGGGGACGCCGCAGCTGGAGACCGGCGGCGGCGAGTACACGCAGGACGGCACGACGGACCTCTGCGGCAACCCGGTCATCCGATCCAACCGAGGAGGATGGAAAGCCTGCTCCTTCGTTCTTG TGTACGAGGTGTTCGAGCGGATGGCGCACTACGGCATCGCGTCCAACCTGGTGCTGTACCTGACGAGGGAGCTGCACCAGGGCACGGTGCGCTCCGCCAACAACGTCACCAACTGGGCCGGCACCAGCCTCATCACGCCCGTCCTCGGCGCCTACATCGCCGACGCCCACCTCGGACGCTACCGCACCTTCATGGCCGCCTCCGTCATCTACCTTCTC GGAATGTGCCTGCTCACCATGGCCGTGTCGCTGCCGTCGCTGAAGCCGCCGGCGTGCGGCACCGGCACGGCGGACCCGAGCTGCGAGCGCAAGGCGTCGAGCCTGCAGTTGGGCGTGTTCTTTCTGGCCCTGTACACCCTCGCCGTCGGCACAGGCGGCACGAAGCCCAACATCTCCACCATCGGCGCCGACCAGTTCGACAAGCACGAGCCGAGGGAGCGCCGGCAGAAGCTCTCCTTCTTCAACTGGTGGATGTTCAGCATCTTTCTAGGCACGCTCTTCGCCAACACCGTCCTCGTCTACATCCAGGACAAGATCGGCTGGACCGTCGGCTACGCGCTCCCCACCATCGGCCTCGCCGTCTCCATCGCCGTGTTCACCGCCGGAACACCCCTGTACCGCCACAAGCCGACCTCACCCGAGAGCTCCCTCACCAAGATGGCCGGGGTCATCGTCAACGCCGTCCGCAAGTGCCGCGTCACAGCGCCCGCGGACCCGCGCGACCTGCACGAACTCGACCCCGACCAATACGACAGGAAAAAGTCGTCCCCGCTGCCCCACACGCCGAATTTCAGTGTGCTGAGCAAAGCGGCGGTGAGGACCGGGGCCGGGAGCACGTCGCGGTGGTCGCTGAGCACGGTGACGCAGGTGGAGGAGACGAAGCAGATGCTCAAGATGCTTCCCGTGCTGTTCATCACGTTCGTGCCGAGCGCGATGCTGGCCCAGATCAACACGCTGTTCGTGAAGCAGGGCACGACGCTGGAGCGGCGCGTCGGCGACTTCGACATCCCGCCGGCGAGCCTGCAGGGGTTCGTGACCGTCTCCATGCTCGTCTCCGTCGTGCTCTACGACCGCCTGTTCGTGCCCTGCATGCGGCGCTTGACAAAGAACCCGCGGGGCATCTCGCTGCTCCAGCGGATGGGCGCCGGGCTCGTCCTCCACATCGCGATCATGGTGATCGCGTCGGCGACCGAGCGGCGGCGCCTGGCCGTGGCGCGCGAGAACGGTGTGCTCGACAGCAGGGGCACGATGGTCCCGCTCTCCATCTTCGTGCTGCTCCCGCAGTTCGTGCTCATGGGCGTCGCTGACGCCTTCCTGGAGGTGGCCAAGATCGAGTTCTTCTACGACCAGGCGCCCGAGGGGATGAAGAGCCTCGGCACATCCTACGCCATGACCAGCCTCGGCGTCGGCAACTTCCTCAGCAGCTTCCTGCTGTCGACGGTGTCGCGCGTcacgcggcggcgcggaggaggacATGGAGGCTGGATCCAGAACAACCTCAACGCCTCGCGGTTGGACCTCTACTACGCCTTCTTCGCCGTGCTCAACTGCGCCAACCTCCTCGTCTTCTTCGCCGTGTGCCGGATGTACGTGTACAACGCCGACATCGCTGACGGTAGCAAGGAGAAGCAGGGGAGGCCAGGAATGGTGAAGGAGCCAATCGTATAG